The Neodiprion fabricii isolate iyNeoFabr1 chromosome 4, iyNeoFabr1.1, whole genome shotgun sequence genome window below encodes:
- the LOC124180965 gene encoding maternal protein tudor isoform X2: protein MTAMAQNSELGLFVTHVETDGPLLKIWGQIDRNAATCVERMILPLSEKFAQGLALPNPGYPLTPNMICCARFQNEGYYRAKICNVQPNGNVLVHFMDYGNYEVLPPTAIRLLDNIPSAVSLHALPPLALDFVLAHILPINGTWESGTIESIKQTLRYADLKGILHSVIGSRRLLKLFYNNEDFGALLVSKELAVSVTLQDMFAAHQRATQPRVPQMLRESVAPSLGHNYSPRPQHNMYTESSPRSNPPVQEDWRSPQHRIPPVTAPPPASAPAPAPAPTPEALVFKSRVLDVGSMHDVYVSFVEDGPMKFSVQVKSTAQILTQLMADVNNHPTAPLQEPPLPGSVCLGRYSLEGVLCRAVVMSVMEQKCKLFYVDFGHTEVLSYSDIFQLPPQFIQPKVLSIRFTLSGLKELNITDEVKDYFKKIVTGRPLVLHVRPPEGPPLIQYGDLYDGGVNVRDVLKKTFPSSAPVFYQEAPMLKQGFKDMIHVSFVESYTKFFVQLDSGIKSLTSVMACLAEYASKAPPLDEKTLQVGRPCCASYVEDKQWYRAQILNINGEQATVLYVDYGNQETVAVSTLRRIHDDLVVNLRAQAISCVLNGFQSTPFNQELADQFELIVLEKKLAMEVIDVLPNGTLVDLYDCTVAPMASIASQIKVSSQPRRPISSPNNAHTANEQVINLSPNLESNYQSDDRNGKWGKSGKSNTCGQETRSSEWGSKSRKPQFDQNNHYERPLNKIVKEVENEQRQRDSNRHNGEERLHQSETRNNHFNRNEPGGGNRFDRNDDSGSRRGRGGRFGSRDGNPRDDNRFEKNLGKDDSFSDRDSDTSSRGSSRRGSKGSRGIKGRGDRGSRRGGERKQASGKWSDGDSDRSSTKSNQSTGFRSRDRNSSNSSWKNPKANKSSSWNSMSPTSPVKDTPRGQKLKIPPPNITVGAAKDVEIIYTNSPTDFYVQLCPDNVELDTVMEKIAQTYNDGGKIVRRSDLQKGLCCVAQYSSDSKWYRAVVQTNKADSASVHFIDYGNAETVVNDKIKEIQPDLAKLSAQAVHCKLFGATKTTWSDEEIDTFAQSTEGIPLEAEFILQSNEVYEVLLKYTGDNGLEPKYVNQQFCGNLDLQQAKKDARNITRNDRRKPARVTPQYIPAGQKWNDESFASGYQVDVVVTWFVNPNNFYCQILSKQSEFRNMMNEIQDAYVDQQPIKSTLQVGAPVIAFFSDDGALYRAEIKELNKLRGHIVQYIDFGNCAMVDPCKIYPVEQRFAKLPKQAMHCTLSNILPATGIDWSKANKHEIDKYFDADKFKCTFHGTKDGKYLISLNNRGKDIAESMITIGLAINSNHVTEKSAINNVTLAEQCKPIPGVEKEDPALWSGQTIRTKVCNIQGAAKFYIQLPPLIESQQAVDNLMSSTNAGHLAECYLNVTPTPQIDEKLKKSIEGKELIVCINSVNNQRFAVQLYDLLGQKIKILETDTDDSIGPICPLAVFASTQKVWVTHIDNAESIWLQRSTDLDKIAEVLSSLYEYYSASGTQLVPEVGKLCAAKSEDKNWYRAMVESVKDTNVVVRFIDYGNCEEVPCSGIRNLEPQFYVPHQMAIKVSLIVNLKGSEEEQKTLLHLHLDDKEFTANFYNMGKKWIVELTENDKKMSQILSEQGIVVEFKKTEPEQQEIPEMIVGNKYKVFLSHSDSPAQFWLQRNEEIEAINVMQANLQLAAPNFAPITGIPEEGTLCAALYSVDSMWYRAEVLDADEDITTVRFIDYGNTDVVDSNSSNIKELPQNLKSIKKYGLKSRLDLIPTGSEDWSTASCEMFETMATSTDAPITALIIADSVPRRVELFVDDKSVGDALVNEGHAIMVHNAEDLIDEIIDLELDPRSAFVSHVNSPSEFWVQEEKSVSDLETMTDRFIVAEMFPKLKDIVEGSLCVAKFPDDELWYRARVKSYGPAGTQVLYIDYGNSAVSTEIRTIPEDLAAVPPLSRKCCLKLPLGVKEWSVNASNKFIDLAADGATIFLLDVIEEGETSVVNLTLDGTNVADQLIQYCEVLPVIDERLPPLGEENSPNVVVSHVNSPSEFWTQAESSITELEIMASRLLDAQSLLPLNTFDKGTICAAKFPDDGEWYRSKILSHSEGVGTTVLYFDYGNSALTTELRILPEDVANIPSLATRCTLALPSDVESWSEEACEKFNELVADGVTMFQFELLDNNDPTLISLQLEGNDVVDILKPLCTKKVSSENKAISDSETAKVIETIEKDESEVEIIRTEITHSEEAKIDKTSEHDQGEIQIIETVISDSETANMIQTSEKDQSNLEIIETVITDSETVKVIHISEKEEDEVEIIETLENGNEVIKEENISYKIEADEVQINGDTCQDDIIQTDKLETAIISDSNEAKDTPINGSKNLTEIGQPQTDKPVASEAKNNQADVCKAQQPSVYIFDIPKAPAPTPIDRLDALKIKQITDTSTVTGKSEIVEEEEKSTETLTALATEEKTELPEHESKVNPELLVPKLEPNLEEPEANAETEDAINVIKSSANLEVDHPEAPVLRSSIVESSSEVTTTEIKVIEEAAINGTVEYSKVKEESNYAAVEVSGDESVPERVTKAEPVSAKTEEHSQPTYDVSRDGEVVTPKKTPKIDKIVPGSVSRGSMEDDIPVSMLSQRRSSCSDDKIVPGSINKGNDLSRAESSDSLHQEIVDAISGVTKVEAKEETAPVTLGKTQLENKIVPGSISRGESPSIEQNRPVTPKTPHSEKLLAGAVNLQENLSDFDEQDEILTVEVENNIPKYRL, encoded by the exons ATGACAGCAATGGCGCAGAATTCTGAACTAGGGCTGTTCGTAACGCACGTTGAGACCGACGGACCGCTGCTTAAAATATGGGGTCAGATCGACCGAAACGCGGCCACGTGCGTTGAGCGAATGATTCTTCCACTGAGCGAAAAATTCGCCCAAGGCCTAGCGCTTCCGAATCCCGGCTACCCGCTGACGCCTAACATGATATGCTGTGCTAGGTTCCAGAACGAGGGCTATTACCGAGCAAAAATATGCAACGTGCAGCCCAACGGCAATGTCCTAGTCCATTTCATGGACTATGGAAACTATGAGGTCCTGCCGCCCACAGCTATAAGACTGCTCGATAACATACCAAGCGCTGTGTCTCTGCATGCGCTGCCTCCGCTGGCCCTGGACTTTGTGTTGGCTCACATTCTTCCGATCAATGGAACCTGGGAGAGCGGTACAATAGAGTCAATAAAGCAGACTCTCCGCTACGCCGACCTTAAGGGAATCCTGCACTCAGTTATTGGGTCCCGCAGACTGCTCAAGCTTTTCTACAATAACGAGGACTTCGGCGCGCTGTTGGTGAGCAAAGAATTAGCTGTTTCCGTAACGCTTCAGGACATGTTCGCAGCACATCAGCGAGCAACGCAACCACGCGTCCCTCAGATGCTCAGAGAGTCCGTGGCACCCTCTTTGGGCCATAATTACTCGCCTAGGCCGCAGCACAACATGTACACAGAGTCGTCACCCAGGTCAAATCCTCCTGTTCAGGAGGATTGGAGAAGCCCGCAACACCGAATACCACCCGTGACTGCGCCTCCGCCTGCCTCTGCCCCTGCCCCTGCCCCTGCCCCTACCCCTGAGGCCCTAGTCTTCAAGTCCCGAGTTCTGGATGTAGGTTCTATGCACGACGTTTACGTGTCGTTTGTTGAGGATGGACCAATGAAATTCTCAGTTCAGGTAAAGAGTACAGCACAAATCCTCACACAGCTGATGGCAGATGTGAACAACCATCCTACTGCACCTCTGCAAGAACCGCCATTGCCCGGATCGGTTTGTCTGGGTCGTTATTCGCTGGAGGGAGTTCTCTGCAGGGCGGTGGTAATGTCAGTTATGGAACAGAAGTGCAAGCTTTTCTATGTCGACTTTGGACACACAGAAGTTTTATCTTATTCGGACATTTTCCAACTGCCACCTCAATTCATACAGCCCAAGGTCCTCTCCATCAGATTCACCTTGAGCGGTCTTAAGGAGCTAAACATTACCGATGAAGTCAAGGATTACTTCAAGAAAATTGTCACTGGAAGACCGCTAGTGCTTCATGTTCGGCCGCCAGAAGGACCCCCGCTAATACAGTATGGAGATTTGTACGATGGCGGTGTTAATGTCAGAGATGTTttgaagaaaacttttcctAGCTCTGCTCCTGTTTTTTATCAAGAAGCTCCTATGCTTAAGCAGGGATTCAAGGACATGATTCATGTCTCTTTCGTCGAATCATACACAAAGTTCTTCGTGCAACTTGACAGCGGCATCAAGTCCCTCACTTCCGTCATGGCGTGTTTGGCTGAATATGCCTCGAAAGCTCCGCCGCTTGACGAAAAAACTCTGCAAGTTGGAAGACCATGTTGTGCTTCTTACGTCGAAGATAAACAATG GTATAGGGCACAGATTTTAAATATCAATGGAGAGCAAGCGACCGTGCTTTACGTTGATTATGGAAATCAAGAGACAGTAGCTGTGTCCACGTTACGAAGAATACACGATGATCTGGTTGTTAACTTGAGAGCACAGGCCATCAGCTGTGTCCTGAATGGTTTTCAGTCAACACCTTTCAATCAGGAACTTGCTGATCAGTTCGAGTTAATTGTTCTGGAAAAGAAACTCGCAATGGAAGTAATCGACGTACTTCCTAATGGTACTCTTGTAGACTTGTACGATTGTACTGTTGCTCCAATGGCCAGCATCGCTTCTCAAATAAAAGTTTCAAGCCAACCCAGAAGACCAATAAGTTCGCCAAATAATGCGCACACAGCTAATGAGCAGGTCATAAACTTGTCGCCAAATCTGGAATCTAACTATCAAAG TGACGATCGTAACGGCAAATGGGGCAAAAGTGGTAAATCGAACACATGTGGCCAAGAGACAAGAAGCAGCGAATGGGGCAGTAAATCGAGAAAGCCACAATTTGACCAAAACAATCATTACGAACGACCactgaataaaattgtaaaagaaGTCGAGAATGAGCAAAGGCAGAGAGACAGCAATCGACATAATGGAGAAGAACGATTGCACCAAAGCGAAACGCGAAATAACCATTTCAACAGAAATGAACCCGGTGGTGGAAACAGGTTCGATAGAAACGACGACAGTGGGTCACGAAGAGGCAGGGGAGGTAGATTTGGCTCAAGAGATGGGAATCCAAGGGATGATAataggtttgaaaaaaatcttggcAAAGATGATAGTTTCAGCGATAGAGATTCTGACACTTCGTCGAGGGGCAGCAGCCGGCGCGGCAGCAAAGGGTCCAGAGGAATTAAAGGAAGGGGAGACAGAGGGTCGCGCAGAGGTGGAGAGAGGAAACAGGCAAGTGGAAAATGGAGCGATGGCGACAGTGATAGAAGTAGTACTAAAA GCAATCAGAGTACCGGATTTAGATCAAGGGATAGAAATTCGTCCAACTCGTCTTGGAAGAATCCTAAg GCTAATAAATCAAGCTCCTGGAATTCCATGTCTCCAACTTCACCTGTCAAAGATACGCCCAGAGGGCAGAAGCTCAAAATCCCACCCCCAAATATAACTGTAGGTGCTGCAAAAGATGTGGAAATAATCTACACGAACAGTCCAACGGATTTTTACGTCCAGTTGTGTCCCGACAATGTGGAACTTGATACAGTTATGGAGAAAATAGCCCAAACGTACAATGATGGTGGGAAAATTGTCAGGCGTTCGGATTTACAGAAAGGACTATGTTGCGTGGCTCAATATTCTAGTGATTCTAAATGGTACCGAGCTGTTGTTCAGACAAACAAAGCAGACAGTGCTAGCGTCCATTTCATAGATTATGGCAACGCAGAGACAGTTGTAAATGACAAAATCAAGGAGATTCAACCAGATCTTGCAAAATTATCCGCACAGGCGGTGCACTGCAAGTTGTTCGGTGCAACGAAAACAACGTGGTCAGACGAAGAAATTGACACCTTTGCTCAATCTACGGAAGGAATTCCGTTGGAAGCCGAGTTTATTTTGCAGTCTAACGAAGTTTACGAAGTACTGCTCAAATACACCGGAGACAATGGCTTAGAACCGAAATACGTGAACCAACAATTCTGTGGTAATCTAGACTTGCAGCAGGCCAAAAAAGACGCTAGGAACATTACTCGAAACGACAGAAGAAAGCCAGCTCGTGTTACGCCGCAATACATTCCAGCAGGTCAAAAGTGGAACGATGAATCCTTCGCTTCAGGGTATCAAGTCGATGTTGTCGTCACTTGGTTCGTTAATCCGAACAATTTTTACTGTCAGATTCTTAGCAAGCAGTCGGAGTTTAGGAACATGATGAACGAGATACAGGATGCTTATGTCGATCAACAGCCCATCAAGAGTACCCTGCAG GTCGGGGCACCGGTGATAGCATTCTTCTCTGATGACGGAGCTCTATACCGAGCAGAGATAAAAGAACTGAATAAACTGCGTGGTCACATAGTGCAATACATTGATTTTGGAAATTGTGCAATGGTTGATCCATGCAAAATATATCCGGTAGAACAGAGGTTCGCCAAACTTCCCAAGCAAGCTATGCACTGCACACTTAGCAATATCCTACCGGCGACTGGAATCGACTGGTCTAAGGCAAACAAGCACGAAATCGACAAATATTTCGACGCAGATAAATTCAAGTGTACATTCCATGGAACCAAGGATGGCAAATACTTGATATCCCTGAATAACAGGGGAAAGGACATTGCCGAATCGATGATCACCATAGGTCTTGCTATCAATTCCAACCATGTCACTGAAAAATCAGCCATCAATAATG TTACATTGGCTGAACAGTGCAAACCTATTCCTGGTGTAGAAAAAGAAGATCCGGCACTGTGGAGTGGACAAACGATTCGAACGAAGGTTTGCAACATTCAAGGAGCTGCAAAGTTTTACATTCAACTCCCGCCATTGATTGAGTCGCAACAAGCAGTAGACAACCTCATG AGTTCTACAAATGCTGGCCATCTGGCGGAGTGCTATCTTAACGTGACTCCTACACCACAGATTGATGAAAAGCTGAAAAAGTCTATTGAAGGAAAAGAATTGATCGTTTGTATAAACAGCGTAAATAACCAAAG ATTCGCAGTGCAGTTGTACGACTTATTAGGCCAAAAGATCAAGATACTCGAGACAGACACAGACGACAGCATTGGCCCTATATGTCCATTAGCAGTTTTCGCATCAACACAGAAAGTGTGGGTAACGCACATCGACAACGCCGAAAGTATATGGCTGCAGAGATCAACCGATTTGGACAAAATTGCCGAGGTGTTGAGCTCGTTGTACGAATATTACTCAGCCTCTGGTACGCAACTCGTTCCTGAAGTTGGGAAATTGTGCGCAGCCAAATCTGAGGATAAGAACTGGTACAGAGCGATGGTAGAAAGTGTAAAAGACACCAACGTTGTCGTTAGATTTATCGACTACGGAAATTGCGAAGAAGTCCCATGCAGTGGAATAAGAAACCTTGAGCCACAATTTTATGTGCCACATCAAATGGCCATTAAAGTATCTCTGATTGTGAATCTAAAAGGAAGTGAAGAAGAGCAAAAAACGCTGCTTCATCTACATTTGGACGACAAGGAGTTCACGGCGAATTTTTACaacatgggaaaaaaatgGATCGTCGAACTCACCGAGAATGACAAGAAGATGAGCCAAATTCTGTCTGAACAAGGAATAGTCGTGGAATTTAAGAAAACCGAACCCGAGCAACAAGAGATACCGGAAATGATCGTTGGCAACAAGTACAAAGTCTTTTTGTCACACTCGGATTCACCAGCACAATTTTGGCTCCAAAGAAACGAGGAAATTGAAGCGATAAACGTGATGCAGGCGAATCTACAGCTCGCGGCGCCAAATTTTGCACCTATCACTGGCATACCCGAAGAGGGTACTTTGTGTGCGGCTCTCTACTCCGTCGACAGTATGTGGTACAGAGCGGAAGTGTTGGATGCAGATGAAGACATAACAACGGTAAGATTTATAGACTATGGAAACACTGATGTTGTGGATAGCAATTCAAGCAACATTAAAGAGCTGCCACAGAACTTGAAGAGCATTAAAAAGTATGGTCTCAAGTCGAGGCTCGACCTGATTCCAACTGGCTCCGAAGACTGGAGCACAGCGAGTTGCGAAATGTTCGAAACTATGGCCACGTCCACGGATGCTCCTATCACAGCGTTGATCATTGCAGACAGTGTGCCGAGGCGAGTAGAATTGTTTGTTGATGACAAGAGCGTTGGTGACGCCTTGGTGAACGAAGGCCACGCAATCATGGTTCACAATGCTGAGGATCTTATCGACGAGATTATTGACTTGGAACTCGACCCGAGATCCGCGTTTGTAAGCCATGTAAATTCGCCAAGCGAATTTTGGGTCCAGGAAGAGAAGTCAGTGTCGGATCTTGAGACAATGACTGACAGGTTTATCGTTGCTGAAATGTTTCCAAAACTCAAAGACATCGTTGAGGGAAGTTTATGCGTTGCCAAATTTCCTGACGACGAATTGTGGTACAGAGCTCGCGTCAAGTCGTACGGTCCGGCCGGTACTCAGGTACTTTACATCGATTATGGAAACTCAGCTGTGTCGACGGAAATTAGAACAATCCCCGAAGACCTGGCAGCTGTTCCACCATTGTCTAGAAAATGCTGCTTGAAGTTGCCATTGGGAGTCAAGGAGTGGTCAGTCAATGCCAGCAACAAATTTATTGACCTCGCTGCTGATGGAGCGACAATATTTTTACTCGACGTGATAGAAGAGGGCGAAACTTCGGTGGTAAACCTGACTCTAGATGGCACAAATGTGGCCGATCAGTTGATTCAATACTGTGAAGTCCTGCCTGTGATAGACGAACGACTTCCGCCGTTGGGTGAGGAAAATTCACCGAACGTAGTCGTCAGCCACGTTAATTCGCCATCAGAGTTTTGGACTCAGGCTGAAAGCAGTATCACCGAACTGGAGATTATGGCTAGTCGTCTACTCGATGCGCAGAGCTTATTACCTCTGAATACTTTTGACAAAGGAACCATTTGCGCTGCCAAATTCCCAGACGATGGCGAATGGTACAGGTCGAAAATATTATCTCACAGTGAAGGAGTCGGCACCACTGTGCTGTACTTTGATTACGGCAATTCGGCCCTGACAACCGAATTGAGGATACTGCCAGAAGATGTTGCCAATATCCCGAGCCTGGCCACCAGATGCACTCTTGCATTACCAAGTGACGTTGAGAGCTGGTCTGAAGAGGCTTGCGAAAAGTTCAATGAATTAGTGGCGGACGGTGTCACGATGTTCCAGTTTGAGCTGCTTGATAATAACGATCCGACGCTGATATCCCTGCAATTGGAAGGCAATGATGTTGTAGATATCCTGAAGCCGTTGTGTACCAAAAAAGTTAGCAGTGAAAACAAGGCGATTTCTGATTCTGAAACTGCTAAGGTAATCGAAACCATAGAAAAAGATGAAAGTGAG GTAGAGATTATCAGAACTGAGATTACTCACTCTGAAGAGGCAAAGATAGACAAAACCAGTGAACACGATCAAGGCGAGATACAGATTATCGAAACTGTAATTTCTGATTCTGAAACTGCGAACATGATCCAGACCAGTGAAAAAGATCAAAGCAATTTAGAGATTATCGAAACTGTGATTACCGATTCTGAAACTGTAAAAGTGATCCACATCagtgaaaaagaagaggatGAGGTAGAAATTATCGAAACTCtagaaaatggaaatgaaGTGATCAAGGAGGAAAATATTAGTTATAAAATAGAGGCTGATGAAGTTCAGATTAATGGTGATACCTGCCAAGATGACATAATTCAGACTGATAAATTAGAAACTGCTATTATTTCCGACAGTAACGAAGCTAAGGATACTCCGATTAATGGCTCAAAAAATCTCACCGAGATTGGACAGCCTCAGACTGATAAACCCGTTGCGTCAGaagcaaaaaataatcaagCCGATGTTTGCAAAGCTCAGCAACCTTCTGTTTATATTTTCGATATCCCTAAAGCCCCAGCACCTACTCCGATAGATAGGTTAGATGCCTTAAAGATTAAACAAATTACCGATACAAGCACCGTTACTGGTAAGAGCGAAATAgtggaggaagaagaaaaatcaaccGAAACCTTAACGGCTTTGGCtacagaagaaaaaacagaactGCCTGAACATGAGTCGAAAGTTAATCCCGAGTTACTGGTACCTAAACTTGAACCCAATTTAGAAGAACCCGAGGCAAATGCCGAAACAGAAGATGCTATCAACGTTATAAAAAGCTCGGCTAATCTAGAAGTAGATCATCCCGAAGCACCTGTTTTACGAAGTAGCATTGTGGAAAGTAGTTCTGAGGTAACCACAACGGAAATCAAAGTAATTGAAGAGGCAGCGATCAATGGCACTGTAGAATATAGTAAGGTGAAAGAAGAATCGAATTATGCTGCCGTCGAGGTATCAGGTGATGAAAGTGTACCTGAAAGGGTAACCAAAGCTGAACCAGTTTCTGCCAAGACAGAGGAACATTCACAACCAACCTACGACGTCTCAAGGGATGGTGAGGTTGTTACACCGAAGAAAACGCCAAAGATTGACAAAATTGTTCCTGGGAGTGTATCAAGGGGATCAATGGAGGACGATATTCCTGTGAGCATGCTCAGCCAACGTCGATCGAGTTGTTCAGATGACAAAATTGTTCCCGGTAGTATCAACAAAGGAAATGACCTGAGTAGAGCCGAATCGTCAGATTCTTTACATCAGGAAATAGTAGATGCTATTTCGGGTGTGACGAAAGTTGAAGCGAAAGAGGAAACTGCTCCGGTTACACTCGGGAAAACTCAGTTAGAGAACAAAATTGTACCCGGAAGTATATCTAGAGGGGAATCTCCGAGTATCGAACAAAATCGACCAGTAACTCCGAAAACTCCTCACTCTGAGAAGTTGCTGGCTGGTGCTGTGAATTTGCAAGAAAACTTGTCGGATTTCGATGAACAAGATGAAATACTTACCGTCGAAGTAGAGAACAACATTCCTAAGTACAGATTATAG